The genomic stretch CCTCCAAATGATGATTTCATCATTTGCAACTTCTCGCATGTTCATCTTGTCATTTTTGTTAACTTAATCACCTTgtcattgttattttaaaatacaattGATCTAATGGTTAAACCACGACATACTGCCGTTCTCCatttgaaccaaatttcaaAGTCATTCAATGAGTGAAACCGTTGGACGATTAACTGGAATCAAGAAGGGTTCCAGGTTCTGCTTGGATAAGATGATACTAGCTAGTTCAATCCAAGTTTCAAAACTCTGATAGACACattataagaagaaaaattaaggtTGTTAAATTGTTACTACATTTGACATTGTTTGAGTTATATTAATTAtcacaaaatgataattttataggACACAATTTTCATTTCGTCCtaaaaaatgtatgatttatttttaaggataattttaattttgtctcaaaataattattttagaggacgaaatcttaattttgttcacaaaaatttaaaatttatttttaagtacatTATTAGTTTTGACCGAGAATAATAGTTTTATggacaatttaatttttgtcccaaaataatgattttaaaagacaaaattttcatttcatcgtaaaattatatttgaacttaaatcaaattttaaattaaatgaaaatcaaaatccttttaaattaaaagaaaatcaaaggccaaaattaaaattataatcacttaatttttttaattgaaattttccaatcaaaatcCCTAATTTCTAGAACTCATCAAATGTTTTCCTCTATAGCATCACAAATGTCTCCTCTCCGGCGCTCGAAACCTCGATAAACTCTCTAGATCTTGTCTTCAAATCATTAGTGCATTGAACTATTTGTCCTCATTAGAGCATTGATGATGGTCGACAGGAACTCGTTTTCTCTCCGGTGTCTCTCTTATCCTGTGTTCGTCTTTGATGCTATCATTTAAACAAAGTATTATAAGTCTCTATctctgtttatatttttatgtatttattttgcttTGTGTTTTGTGGTGATtgttttttggttgttttgacTGATAATGTGAGGGTTTGTGTGGATTTGTTTTTGGTTTAGGGCGAGAAGTGTAGTTGATGAAGTCGTCTTATATGTCATCTCCGAAGGAGGTGGTGATGAAGCGAACTCTGCCACCATCAAAGTCGCGACTAGAGGTCTTTGATCCAATCTTTGCTCTTCATGTTTTTCgtgttttatttttgaattgtaTTGTGGTGTAAAGGTTACATTGTAGATTCAAAGCTTCTTTGAaacttgttttgttttgtgtttttattttatttgaaattgaaaccCTCATTTGGCATCTTATCTGAGGAGAGGAAACTCTTAGATTCTGTTTGGATGCTGAAAAAACTGTTTATTTACTGGTGTGGAATGTGTCAATCTcgattgattataaatttacgTGTCTTTATTCTATACAGGAAATAACTATATCTTGATTGAAATCTATTTCTAACAAGTCATAGCTACTTCTTTGTAGCAAAAGTGGACAATCGATGCCTATATTGCTATAATAGATTGCTACAATGCTCAAATAATTGATAACACTTCCTTTTGAGCTCACTACTACATGTCAGAAGCTCTAGAGAAAGTAATCGATAGATCTCTGCTTTATGAGCTTATAatgtttttttgtataaatatcatTTCTTGGAATGATTAAAATATCCCTTTGGTTGTATTTCAAATTATCTTAATTGTTGTGTTCATGGGTTATGCTTTAAGGGAGAAGGAATAAAATCTTGGTCATAGTACTTGAATGTTGTGATGTTGGTTATCAGTTCTTATTTTGGTACCAGATTGGCAATCATGGTCATGCTTGAAAAGTAGCTTGTTATGTTGAATATATGTTGTGTGTTACCGTAATGTAGTAAGATTTATTAATGATTCTTTACGATTCTGTTTCAAGTAATTTGGTGTGATGGATTGACTAATGGGGattctttttattgaatgatCTAACTAGTCTATTGAAGTCTGGTTTCAGAGATGGcgtatttttatcattttgcaCTTGAGCTTGGAAATGGAGTAAACAATTTGTTTAAGGCCAATTAGGCCAGACTTTCTTGTGATGATGTTCTTTTGGTTGTATGTAAAcgatttttattgttttattgacaGGGAAAACGGTGATGACGATGTCACTATCAAAATCCTTTACTGTGGATTTTGTCATTCTGACTTGCATTCTTGCAAAAATGAATGGGGGGTCTCTAATTACCCTCTCGTTCTTGGGTATGAAACTATTTTTTCTTGAAACTATAATGTTTAACATATATCATACTATTCTTAGGACTGAATTAGATGTACCTACACAGAAATTTTACTGAGTCAGAATCTTTACCGCATAACGTCCCTGGCTGTGCTGCAACATATTGTTTTATCATGTGCTGTTGAatgattttgtattaatatgCCAAGTCTGGTCCTAGATTGGTGTAAGTCAATCCTTTACTGTTGAATGATTTCTCTGATTACGGTATAAAGTATATTCGGTTATTGCACAGTTGAATTTCAGTCTCAAGCATCTAAATCAAATCTCAGTCTTATACAACAGAGAGCCAGGAAAGCCTTTCCTTACAGTTATGAACAGGCCTCTTTCcaccttattttaatttatgattgaaattaTTGTAGCAAATTCACTACATAAATAAGAATGGAAATTTGTGTCCTCGATTTATAACACTATAAAGGACATAAAAAAATGGTTCCTAATCCATCATTTAATCAAGGataaaaaattgtctttaattcattatacaatCAAGGACAAAAACATTTGTCCTCAATTCTTTATATGAttaagaatgaaaaattttgtcttaaatttattatataattaaggacaaaaaattttgtccctaattcattatacatttaataacaaaaaaatttgtctttaattcaatatataatcgaggataaaaaaaattgtctttaatttattatacatttaataacgaaaaaaactgtcttcaatGTATAatcaaggataaaaaattttgtctttaattcattatacattcaaagaaaaaaaattctctaattTATTGTACAACTAAGGATGAAAAATTGTGTCCccaaatatgtattttttaggACAGAATAGTGTTATTTgggacaaaatttaatttatttatggacAAAAAAATTCATCGTAAAACAGGAATCATTTTATGATGAAACATCATTTCGTCCTTAATGATGGGTTACTAGGgatgatttcattttttgtgGGTATTACTCTTTCCTAacgcatatttttttatgttttgatctTTTGTTACAACTGATTTTTTGAGATGAATTTTTAACTTTCTACGATTAAAATTCTTGTCACATtctataaaatttgttgtagtgaGTACAATTGTCCCTTTATATATGCCATTAATGTAAGGTTTAAAagtagtaattttaaattttccatTTATACAGGTTATTGAAGAAGTGAAAAATTTggtaaatttatatcaaaacgagAAAATCAGTATAGTAATAAGAGGATGAGGTCTTGGCGCAGGTCTTGCTATGTTGAATATAGCTGATATAGTTTCTAATAGATATAATAAGTCTGACCCTAATTCAGACAAGAAGGAATTCTTGGTCATAGCCTTTGTGTTTGGGAGACCTAAGGTCGGAGACAGCCTTCCAAACTCAATTCAATAAGCAAATGAATGGGAGGAAGTTATGTCTCTTGGGCACAGCAAATGCCAATGACATTATCACTAAAACTCCATTGGCAGACTACATTGAAGTGGGATATGAGATTATGACTACACAAACAATTGCAAGTTCAAATGATTATGGCAAGTTAAGAAGTGATcataatttgaagaattatattaaacaacTTTGTGCACTACCATCTGTCTTTCCCAAGGTGTCATAAAAATCTTAGGAAAAAATGCACACATATATTTATGTCTTAAACTAATAAATAAGGTTTGTATCATAATCACAAACACTTAAAAATTGATCTTTCTTATTGTAATAAATTCCTCCTTTTGAGGAAGTGTTGGGTTAGGGTTTTTCTTGCTTctagtttgtttgtttgtgcTAGTTGGCACGTTTATGTGTCTTGACTTGGCACTTTGGTACAAAGTCGTTTGTGCAATCTTTCTAATAATATTGTGTTGAGTATGTTGTCTTTGttggaaattaaattataactcATGATTATGaaacaaactaaactaaatcgAGTCAAACCCAAACACCCTTGgtttgagttcaactcaaatgaaatataaagtattttgagcttgttgagccaaaattaaggataactcaagtttgattcggTCTGtaagtttgaagtttgaaactTAGCTCCAGTTTATGACTCAAATTCGTGACTCAAGCTCATAACTAATtgacaaaacgatgttgttttatccaataattaaaaaaaaaacaacgtCATTGTGACAATTTCTTATcatgattcaaattgagttgtGAGCTAAGCTTGAATTGAGTCATCGCTTAGCTTATGAACTAAACCAAGCTAAACTTCCTTTAGCTCAAGTTCAGCTAAATTTCATAAACGAGTTAGCCCTCCTAGTTTTagattgatttgagtttaaccTAAACAAATTCGAGTTAAAATGAGCATTACTAAGCCAACTTTTGAGATTGACCTAGTTTATTTTGGGTCCAACCCTATGGATGTGGTTATATAGGTGTTAGTGAAAGTCTCGCCCTTTGAGTTAGCTTTCAGATTGAAtctataatattcaattcaaggTTAAACTCATTTGATTTAGTACATAGTATCAATGAAGGACTACCGATGAGATGAATAGTTTTGTCATCAAGATGAATAATATCACTATGGACAAAcaagttaattttaatactGGCTTATTTAAGCCAAGTCAACTTGAATCGGATCCAAGtggacaaaaatatttttttttcaagaatttctgaagtaaataaataatattccaacaaagtatgaaaaaatttctgtttgtttttattGCAGAGAATTGGAGGAAATATCAAGCCATACAGGCGATCTGCAAAACTTGGAATATTTCgttcaaaatattttccttaTGACTTGGAATATTTCACTCAGCTGTATAATTATATGCCATGTTTGAGTTTGGTTAATTTGCAGTTCTAAACCATGTAAAGAAAATACAATAGATGAAGCCCATccttgaatttgagctaaatgaatttgaactatATCAGATTTTGAGACTGAACTAATTTGATTCGGACCCATccttgaatttgagctaaatgaatttgaactatATCAGATTTTGAGACTGAACTAATTTGATTCGGATTCAGCGTTAGTTGTCATGGATTGagctaaaaaaaattttggggccaaaatataatatataataaataatagaacAATAATTAGAAAGTTACATCTGTGGGGCTAGAGGTTTTTCTTTTGTCAAGAATTCTGGACTGAGTTTATTGggagtaaataaaaatttccatataaattttaaaattttattcattgatttttttttccaccaaataaaatttaatgggCGGACTGGCAAAATTGCTAGTCGTGTTAGATTTGCTAACCATGTGGGCCATGACAGGGCCTTGGGGTAAGACTTGTGGGCTGGCCCaataaaaaaaccattaaaaatttatttataattaaaaattattatttgatggATGACTAACAAAAGCACATAGGTTTGCCCACTAAAGGTTTGCAAAGGCATGACCCAAAGAGTCTTGGACCGTGATACAAGCCCTTTAATCCTAACGAGTCAACCTGATTGACTAGGCCCATCAATTGGTAAGCTTAGACCCAATCTAACGCTTAGACATAGTGACCCGTGACAAAGTTGACTTAATCTGACATATTTCACTGTCATCTCTAGCAgtttaatttttgtctttttagtaTAATAAACATATTTGAGGTTAAAAGATCAGGGATAAATTCAATCACAATTACATCCACAGTTGACTTGAGTATGAGTTGAATTTACAATATTTAACTCGATTGACcatgggtattattttatcaaaagattattaacacaataaaaaatgttCTTAATGAAATAAACAACATAGTTAGAAGGGTGAAGATAGATAAATAAGctgaactcaaattgaattgtcAAATTAGAGCTCTAACTCGAGCTTCACTCGTTCAAACCTAATCAGTTTAAATCCATCCTTATTtcttatcaatatatatatatatataaatatatatatatatatatatatatatatatataaataaaaacttgcCTGATGGAAATTAAAATCACCTATAGtgttctttttataaaattaaaatttgattgagcAATACAAGGCGCACGATGCACAAATGGCTTTATTTCCATACTCATCCACAGAGGAAGGAATTTATTTCCATAAAAGAGATCGACTCTGTATTATCTTTTTCCCAGGAATTTTATGATGCCTTGGACAAGGCATATGGTAGTGCACAGAGTTCTCTaatataattcttcaaattatgATCACTTCTTATCTTGCCATACTCATCTGAGCTTGCACTGGTTGGGGTAAACATTATCTCATATCCAACTTCAACATAACCTGTGAATGGAATTTTAGTGATAACGTCATCGACATTTGCAATGCGTAGGAGACGTAGCTTCCTTTCACTCATATGCTTATTGAATTCAGTTTGGAAGGCTATGTCTCCAACCTTAGGGCTCCCAAACACAAAGGTTGTGACCAAGAATTCCTTATTCTCTAGATTAGGGTTAGGCTTATTATATCCATTGGAAACTATATCAGCTGCGTTCAATGTAGCAAGACCTGCGCCTAAACTGTATCCTGTCATTGTTATATTGACTTTCTCGCCTTGGTATAAATTTACCAAATTTCTAACTTCTTCTAGAACCTGCataaatgaaacattaaaaattacaacTTATGAACCCTACAGTAAAGGAATATACCAGGACTAATAAGGGTGGATCTGAACCGGGCTAATTGATTTGGCTCGAATCTACTCTTGCCTTGAATGAACTGATTTCCAATTGAAGATTCAACTCAATCAACTTGAGATCATTTATTTGTAACACTGTTCCCTCAAGTGATACCATTCATCCTTGAAGTTCAGCTCGAATCTAATCAACCTTAGGGACTAATGTAATTGTAATCatagatatattattagaaaaagtTCACCTGATCTCTAGCGCTTTTGTTATTGCATTCTGAGTTTGGCTCTGTGTAGATGGAGTAAAATCCTTTGTGCACCTCAGCATCAGGGACTGTTGGATATATGACTTGAGCATGGGTTTGTGAGAAACTAGCATTCCTTTCCCACTCCGCTCTATTGTAAGTTCCTCTCCAGCAAACCAAAATGTCTCTCCTTCCCAACAATCTCGCTCCTTCATCTGTTGCCACAGCCACATAACCAATCCAAGCTGATCTGTCCGGAACGAACAATTCCACCGGGAATGAAACATTGACCCATGCATAGATGTACTTTTTCACTTGGTATATTTGGCATTTCATTGCTTTGCCTCTGTCTGGGCcaactttagaaaaaaaatctttttcttcatacatGGGAAGTTCATACCTGGGTGAATTAGTATCTTTAATTATGCAGTCATAGATAGCATCAAGTCTTTCACCATAACCAGTTATAAACTTGCTAAGGTCAACGTTGAGAGGATCCAAGAGACCATGCCATTTGTATTCCCCACTAAGCTCCCTCCATTCCTTTGTTATTGGCCgaatgatgattttgttgacGACGAGTCCTTTCTTGCCATTATCACAATCAGTCTGTGCCATAGAGATTTCCATGTCCCCATACAGATGATCACAAGGGGTAATAAAGTCACCAACTAGGATCTCTTTCCATTCGTTTGTCGGCATATCATTCAAATATTGTGTGCGTTCAATTGGCTCATGGTTAGGCAGGAGGATTTTCAGCGTCACTGGTTGAGAAAGTCCAGTATTATCCTCCTTCTTCATTAAGATAAATGAAACTTCATATGAAGTCCTTGGGGTGAGCATTTCTGTAAggaatttcttttttacctcAAGCCAATATATTCCCACCGCCTCAGCCACCTCAACTTGAACACCACTGCCAAAAGACAACATACGTACAATTAGTAACCTTCCTTTCAAGTAGAAGTAACTAAGATAGGTTTATTTATAACATACTCAGTGTCTTTCATGGAAGCCCACTTCCAGTAACTTTGATCATCTGCCCAAGCGATTGAGAGATCCCTTGCATACAACATGAATGCGCTGGCGCTGGTAATCTTGTCAATCCAGAACTTCTGCAATAATGATTTATTACTGAAGTTGATTGCTAGTACTGAAAGTAGCCATGAAAACGATATTGGGGACTTacctctctcttttctttcagGAAAACTCCATCCCGAAGGCGATCGAGAACATCTGTAGAGTCAGCATAGCTCAGAATGACCTCCAAGTTGTCTGGGAGCTTACATGAAGCCATCTCTAATGGTTGCTCTTAGTTACCAACGCACACTTAGAATTTATAGGATGAGATGAAAGATATAACCATGTGgaaaaagttataaagaaaatttGCTTCATGAATTTACTTAatacattataaaaataatcacgAATGTCAAAATCAATCACAACACTTTGTATTGAATATCATGCATGAATTTTCATCACTAAGAAGTCTtcaaaatgttgaaatttttggCACTTAGAGGATGCTTAGTTAGCATCTAATAAAATGTCTGGCATAAACAAAATCGAAAAAGTACTCTGAGTGATTGTCAAGTCATTGCCGACTCCAGCAGCAAACGTTGAACACAAATGTGAATTTGACAATGTCAAAGAAATTATCCTGTGGAAAAAAGGTGTCAACAAAAGTCAGGAAGATATTGCTGTGTGGAAAAAGGTGACCATTTAATACggaaatttaaccaaaaaaaattcaattccttgaattaaaaaaaatatgattaattgttTGACACTTTCAAGTGTTATTATCccttatttgaattatttaatactGTTATTATGGGATATTGAGAAATGTGGTCTCTAAGGAGTAACATTGGTATTTGATATCATGCACGTCTTTTTATTACAAAGAAGTCTTCAAAAGATATcattgagaaaaaatattttaacatttagaGGATGTTTATTAGCACTACTTCTACAAAATTCCTCAAcattaaatattagtttctcattgttttataaatatttcacaAAACTTTTGTAATTGTAATCAAAGTATAATTACtctcttattatattaatatcataatagTACTTATCAAGTCATATGTAAGTCTTTATCTTACTTAAACGgttacacatataaatatgacatttgCTAGTACAAATTCAAGATAATGGTTGGGTAAAAAAGGAGACATTTCTAGCATTTAATCAATActtaaatattgtaatattatatttgtataactCTAATAATATCACCATCATAGATatagggtttttctttttaatcaaacCATGTTAAACATTGATTGTTTGTTTATCTTCTTGTGTTTCTTGGCGTTCTTGCACTAAATTTTCAATTGGTTTAGTATCCTTCTCGTTAACGCAAATCTGTCACCAACAAATTAggtatttattttatgattttgctttttacaatgaataattatttgaataactTAATACTATCATTATGGGATATTGAAGTGTTCTGTTGAAGCGGCAACATGGGCATTTAATAtatgtgtttatttttaattagtattcaaaagataatattgagataaaatattttaatattttaatatatgttaccATTGAGAGAATATTCAAAAGAACTTGGTTTTTAATGAGTCCAATTTGGATTagtcaaacttaagttagaACTCTTGCTTGGTAATTCGAgttaaatttggtttatttattcatacgataatattgtttatctcgttaataatactatttactttattaaaaatatttcagtGATATAGTGCATCAACTTAAACGATCTTGAGCTTAAGTTAGACATTATGGATAGTTTGAACTTACTTGAACATTTGATTACAAGAGATACTTCCGGCACTATTGCAAGAGATTCCAAACCAGGTACCTGGaccttgtttttgttttgaagtGGATAGAAGTATTTGTGGCATTGACAAAAGAAAGAGTCCATGATGACAGAAGAGAAAATGGCTATGGTTTTCAAGGCTGGCTTTCCATATGAGAAGAGCTAGTGCTTCTTGAGCAGAATTAGAAGTAACATCAGTTGAAGAATGAGACATAACAACAAACAAGAGCAGgaaaacaagtgaaaaaactCTCTTCAAGATTGACAACCCCATTGTTTGTGATATTATGTAGTGCATATCATTATAGAAATATACTAGatttataagtgtgaagatcgaaactcatattatacaaaaccaattaatttgtgttaatatccaatttactatatttatataccattcacttatattattttttttttcatgtgagATTCTTTAGTCTCTAACACTCTctctcatttatattatttttatttgatatgagaTTCTTTAGTCTCCAACACCCTCTCTCAATACCATGTagaaatatattagatatataaatatgaagattaaaattcatattatataaaattaattaacttatattaaaatataatttatcacacttatatatcagtcatttatattatttttatttaatgtgagACTTTTTAATCTTCAACAATCATAATttagaaacatatatatatatatatatatatatatatatatatatatatatatatatatatatatatatatatatatatatatatatatatataatgattgcTGGCAGAGGACAAGTAACATCACTATCCACATCAAGAGGTTGTGGAAACATTTATTTAGCGAGCAGGAAATTTGGGGGGAACATTTCATGCATTAAAGTATGCATTATGagttgcttttatatatatgtgtatatatatatatatataattgctcGCAGAGGACAAGTAACATCACTATCCACATCAAGAGGTTGTGGAAACATTTATTTAGTGAGCAATTCATAATGCATGAAATGTTCCCCCTCAAATTTCCTGCTCACTAAATAAAAGTTTCCACAGCCTCTTGATGTGGATAGTGATGTTACTTGTCCTCTGCCAGCAATCACAAATGCACATTTGGTCAGACTTATTTGACTTGACTTAAAAGTGTCTGTCTTACATTCgttcatatttaattatgaaattaaaaaagataaggCAGACTAATTCAATTTTGTTGCTTAGGCAGTTTTCTAGACATAAATTTTTTGCAACCCCCTGGATAATGTGGACAATAAATTTCCTGCAACTCTAGTTGGCAAATTAGTTTTCATGTAGCTGCAGAGTAGGACTCTTATTTAAATGTTGATTATGTAGTTAACACATTAGTAAAGagagttagattcgaatcaaattgagtttaagttgaattgagtttaaacgtATCGAGTTTTTCTCAAAGTTGTTCGAGATTAAtcattttgagtttgaattcaattcgagtTCACCTATAGTGTCAAGTCAAGTTGAGTTTTAAGTTTAGATTGAAACTGTAgctaaaaaaaactaaaataatgtcgttttaatgtgtattgatcaaaacaacatcattaaTGGATtcgtatcaaattttttcaagcTCGCTTGCTTGGTAAGCCATACATCTcgcaagctcaaactcgaaaatatttaactctcagGTTTGAGTTCATACTCAAGTTCATTTAAGTCAAActaattttaagtttgtttaagccaaacttatttatgaatttgaataagcttgactcgaatccaaccttactAGTCAAGGTTTTTCATTTTATGTAAGTGGTTATGCTTCCCGCAACAAACTATCAGAACTTTAGCTCCCTTTGCCTGAATCTTTAGCATTTTTATAAATCAAgctattataaattattaacgtcataattttcatttttctttattcagTAAGAATCAAGAAagtgttgaattcaaattcacatTGGAGATTTAATTTCAAGTTAACattctataaaattattttacaattcaatcAAGTACTATTCTacactataaataaatagttgaatttattttattccctTCAGAATTTTCCACGTTTTTGTATAAACGCAAagataatatgaaaatatgaccTAATTACTGGACTTTAGCTATATAGAAACTATGACCAAAatatcactattttttttttttttttgaatttatgctGTTTAAGAGCCATGTCCAGATAAGCAGAGTTCTATATGAGAATAGTTTTGTCGGTTGAGATGATATTTCATCATTGGGAATCCCAGAAATGATGCAGTTCAAAATTTTGAActccaaaattttgatttttttactttaaaaaattaataaatctgaAAATATTACTGGAAAACTGTAAACCACCTTTTAGCAACTTTAGTAtgtattaagaataaaatccaCCTATCCATGCTGCCAAAGTCATCAAAACACAAAAGCATTCACCACATAAACATATCAGCTAATAGTTAAAGACTATTAGTTTATTTCTTCTATTAGGACTGggaatagtaaaataattaaaatgaaaaaaatgcatgaaatttatgcatattatttattcatgatAATCAAACAGTTTAAAAGTTGATGAGGTgacttctaaaaatatttaaatcaatcggaaattaaaaatatatatatatatcatttatttcaatcaaacataatgaaataaatataagggGCAGCTTGGGGGTGTTCTTATCTCGAATATCTTAAAAGCTGAAATATGGAGTCAGGGGCTGAAGTACCAAAGAAACCAGTGTTTATCAACAAATGTAATTGATGTGAGTTGAAGTCTGAAATTTAGCACTCACAGTTGGATTTTTGTGAAGAAATTATTgccaaaattaataagaaatggAAAGACGTTGACACTGTCCTAGTTGCGCAAATTATTTGATTCGTGCATTAATGGTTACCAATTTTTCATGATTCAATAATACAGCTCATATCACATGCTGTTGCCTGTTTTTCTATCTACTGACTTAGTCAGGATGAAAAATACATTAAACcgcaaactaaacaaaatatttgtGGCATTACAAAACGGAAAGTTTCTTGCCATGACTCAAATTGAGCTGTGAACTAATCTCAAATCAAGTCATCGTCTGGCTTGTGAACTAAACCAAGCTAAACTTCATCTAGCTCGAGTTCAGCTAGCTTTTAGAAACGAGTTAACCCTCTCAGTTTGAGATTGATTCGAGTTTaatctataaattcaaatcgaaatgAGCATTACCAAGTCAACTTTTGAGACTGAGTTAGCTTGTTTTGGGTCCAACCCTATGGATGTGGTTATATAGGTGTTAGTGAAAGTCTCATCTTTTGAGTTAGCTTTCAGATCGAATCTATAATGCTCAATTCGAGCTTGAACTTATTCGATTTAGTACATAGTATCAATGAAGAGCTACCAATGGATGAATAGTTTCgtcatcaaaatgaataatatcagTATGGTTGGAGCTCCTGTTTAATATGGGCTTATTTAAGCCAAGCCAATTCGAATTGGATCGAACCTTAGGATATTAGTAACCTTTGACTTTTGTTTGATATCAGGACCCAACAACCCCCAATTGAGAGACTTAGAGAGAGCACCTGATATTGTTCTCATAGACAGTGTCACTATTAATGATGTGTCAATCTGTACATTATAAGCCACTTAAAGTCACAATGTATTGTCTGGTTTAGCCTTCATTAAACTCACAATCTGGCCTGAGAGAgagaaacaataaatttatattgatcCAAGGCCG from Mangifera indica cultivar Alphonso chromosome 6, CATAS_Mindica_2.1, whole genome shotgun sequence encodes the following:
- the LOC123218574 gene encoding phospholipase A1-II 1-like — protein: MASCKLPDNLEVILSYADSTDVLDRLRDGVFLKEKREKFWIDKITSASAFMLYARDLSIAWADDQSYWKWASMKDTDGVQVEVAEAVGIYWLEVKKKFLTEMLTPRTSYEVSFILMKKEDNTGLSQPVTLKILLPNHEPIERTQYLNDMPTNEWKEILVGDFITPCDHLYGDMEISMAQTDCDNGKKGLVVNKIIIRPITKEWRELSGEYKWHGLLDPLNVDLSKFITGYGERLDAIYDCIIKDTNSPRYELPMYEEKDFFSKVGPDRGKAMKCQIYQVKKYIYAWVNVSFPVELFVPDRSAWIGYVAVATDEGARLLGRRDILVCWRGTYNRAEWERNASFSQTHAQVIYPTVPDAEVHKGFYSIYTEPNSECNNKSARDQVLEEVRNLVNLYQGEKVNITMTGYSLGAGLATLNAADIVSNGYNKPNPNLENKEFLVTTFVFGSPKVGDIAFQTEFNKHMSERKLRLLRIANVDDVITKIPFTGYVEVGYEIMFTPTSASSDEYGKIRSDHNLKNYIRELCALPYALSKAS